In Ailuropoda melanoleuca isolate Jingjing chromosome X, ASM200744v2, whole genome shotgun sequence, a single genomic region encodes these proteins:
- the ZNF280C gene encoding zinc finger protein 280C isoform X2, protein MDDDNPFQSKNNSKMAELFMECEEEELEPWQKKVEEILDEDDDELIFVGEISSSKPAISNILNRGNPSSSSKGIKNETLSQGVTDPFKPTSQHYKDPTSNPVAALPRFHPESKSSQNSVIVQNVSKPDFTKNSSQVESDDSSELLFDLTQDTIPLSQEGSTIYIEGIDETLPILKRSSASKVNSVTPKKPKTSEGISEISPCASLSLTNSPPVTSSHVMISKGTNTSSAHYKTGTPFLRSCPKCNVKFNLLDPLKYHMKRCCPDMVNKFLEMIKAELAITENKNKTGAEKGKLIMLVSDFYYGRHEGAVDDEQKTYTTFKCFSCLKVLKNNIRFMNHMKHHLELEKQNSESWENHTTCQHCYRQYPTPFQLQCHIESTHTPHEFSTICKICELSFETEHALLQHMKDTHKPGEMPYICQVCQFRSSTFSDVESHFRASHENTKNLLCPFCLKVSRMATPYMNHYMKHQKKGVHRCTKCRLQFLTCKEKLDHKTQHRTFIKPKELEGLPPGTKVTIRASIGPLHSKPVTTSPSSSVPSTSSFQLSPVKSKSTAAKNPTKSNTSKSKTSKPHAAVSTATKPNASKRGRGASKCKTKTKTSYKQKKQRNRKNKISIALKNLRCRRGIHKCIECHSKIKDFASHFSIYIHCNFCKYNTNCNKAFINHMVSSHSNHPSKRFYIFKKHSGTLRGITLVCLKCDFLTDSSGLDRMAKHLCQRKTHTCQVIIENVPKSTSTSEPTSEPTSDRLLK, encoded by the exons ATAATTCAAAAATGGCAGAACTCTTTATGGAATGTGAAGAAGAAGAACTGGAGCCATGGCagaagaaagtagaagaaattctggatgaagatgatgatgagcTGATCTTTGTTGGAGAGATATCAAGTTCAAAACCAGCCATTTCAA atattttgaACAGAGGTAACCCCAGCTCATCTTCAAAGGGAATAAAGAATGAGACACTCTCTCAAG gtgTTACTGATCCATTCAAGCCTACAAGTCAACACTACAAAGATCCAACATCAAATCCAGTGGCTGCATTGCCTAGATTTCATCCTGAATCTAAATCTTCACAGAACTCTGTTATTGTTCAGAACGTGTCTAAACCA GATTTTACAAAGAATTCATCACAAGTTGAATCGGATGATTCTTCAGAGTTACTCTTTGACTTGACCCAGGATACAATTCCACTGTCCCAAGAGGGATCAACAATTTACATAGAAG GTATAGATGAAACTCTGCCTATATTAAAACGTTCTTCTGCTTCTAAAGTAAACAGTGTTACTCCAAAAAAGCCAAAGACCAGCGAAGGTATTTCTGAAATAAGTCCTTGTGCTTCATTGTCTCTAACTAACTCTCCTCCAGTGACATCTTCCCATGTTATGATATCAAAAG GTACAAATACCTCATCAGCTCACTATAAAACTGGAACACCTTTTCTAAGATCTTGTCCAAAGTGCAATGTAAAGTTTAATCTTCTGGATCCTTTGAAATATCACATGAAG cgTTGTTGTCCAGACATGGTAAATAAATTTTTGGAAATGATTAAAGCAGAACTTGCAATTactgaaaataagaataagactggtgcagagaaaggaaaattgatCATGTTAGTTAGTGACTTTTACTATGGAAGACATGAAGGAGCTGTTGATGATGAACAGAAGACTTACACAACCTTTAAATGCTTCAGTTGCTTGAAAGTTCTTAAAAACAATATTag GTTTATGAACCACATGAAGCACCATTTGGAACTTGAGAAGCAGAACAGTGAGAGCTGGGAAAACCACACCACCTGCCAGCACTGCTACCGTCAGTATCCCACACCATTCCAGCTGCAGTGTCACATTGAGAGTACACACACTCCCCATGAGTTTTCTA cTATTTGTAAAATCTGTGAATTATCATTTGAAACAGAACATGCTCTTTTGCAACATATGAAGGATACTCATAAACCCGGTGAAATGCCATATATTTGCCAG GTGTGCCAGTTTAGATCATCAACATTTTCTGATGTAGAAAGTCATTTTAGAGCATCCCATGAAAACACTAAGAACTTGCTTTGTCCATTTTGCCTCAAAGTTAGTAGAATGGCAACTCCCTACATGAATCATTACATGAAGCATCAG AAAAAAGGAGTTCATCGTTGTACAAAATGCAGACTCCAATTTTTGACCTGCAAAGAGAAACTGGATCACAAGACCCAGCATCGGACCTTTATAAAGCCTAAAGAGCTAGAAGGATTGCCTCCTGGTACAAAA GTTACTATTCGAGCCTCAATTGGACCACTTCATTCAAAACCAGTTACTACATCTCCCAGTAGTAGTGTTCCAAGCACTTCTTCTTTTCAGCTCTCACCTGTGAAGTCTAAAAGTACAGCTGCTAAAAATCCCACAAAATCTAACACAAGTAAATCTAAGACAAGTAAGCCTCATGCAGCTGTCTCCACTGCAACTAAACCTAATGCCAGTAAGCGAGGTAGAGGTGCATCTAAATGCAAGACTAAAACTAAAACCTCTtacaagcaaaagaaacaacgcaacagaaagaataaaatcagcaTAGCTTTGAAGAACTTAAG GTGTCGTCGAGGCATTCACAAGTGCATTGAGTGTCATTCCAAAATTAAAGATTTTGCAAGCCACTTTTCGATATATATCCATTGTAATTTTTGCAAATACAACACTAACTGTAACAAAGCCTTTATAAATCATATGGTGAG cTCTCATAGCAACCATCCGAGTAAacggttttatatttttaagaagcatTCTGGAACTCTCAG ggGCATTACTCTAGTGTGCCTTAAATGTGACTTCCTAACTGATTCTTCTGGTTTAGACCGTATGGCTAAACACTTGTGTCAACGCAAAACTCATACTTGCCAAGTTATAATAGAGAATG TTCCCAAAAGTACCTCAACTTCTGAACCCACTTCTGAACCCACTTCTGA ccgCTTGTTGAAATAG
- the ZNF280C gene encoding zinc finger protein 280C isoform X3 — protein MDDDNPFQSKNNSKMAELFMECEEEELEPWQKKVEEILDEDDDELIFVGEISSSKPAISNILNRGNPSSSSKGIKNETLSQGVTDPFKPTSQHYKDPTSNPVAALPRFHPESKSSQNSVIVQNVSKPDFTKNSSQVESDDSSELLFDLTQDTIPLSQEGSTIYIEGIDETLPILKRSSASKVNSVTPKKPKTSEGISEISPCASLSLTNSPPVTSSHVMISKGTNTSSAHYKTGTPFLRSCPKCNVKFNLLDPLKYHMKRCCPDMVNKFLEMIKAELAITENKNKTGAEKGKLIMLVSDFYYGRHEGAVDDEQKTYTTFKCFSCLKVLKNNIRFMNHMKHHLELEKQNSESWENHTTCQHCYRQYPTPFQLQCHIESTHTPHEFSTICKICELSFETEHALLQHMKDTHKPGEMPYICQVCQFRSSTFSDVESHFRASHENTKNLLCPFCLKVSRMATPYMNHYMKHQKKGVHRCTKCRLQFLTCKEKLDHKTQHRTFIKPKELEGLPPGTKVTIRASIGPLHSKPVTTSPSSSVPSTSSFQLSPVKSKSTAAKNPTKSNTSKSKTSKPHAAVSTATKPNASKRGRGASKCKTKTKTSYKQKKQRNRKNKISIALKNLRCRRGIHKCIECHSKIKDFASHFSIYIHCNFCKYNTNCNKAFINHMVSSHSNHPSKRFYIFKKHSGTLRGITLVCLKCDFLTDSSGLDRMAKHLCQRKTHTCQVIIENVPKSTSTSEPTSEPTSE, from the exons ATAATTCAAAAATGGCAGAACTCTTTATGGAATGTGAAGAAGAAGAACTGGAGCCATGGCagaagaaagtagaagaaattctggatgaagatgatgatgagcTGATCTTTGTTGGAGAGATATCAAGTTCAAAACCAGCCATTTCAA atattttgaACAGAGGTAACCCCAGCTCATCTTCAAAGGGAATAAAGAATGAGACACTCTCTCAAG gtgTTACTGATCCATTCAAGCCTACAAGTCAACACTACAAAGATCCAACATCAAATCCAGTGGCTGCATTGCCTAGATTTCATCCTGAATCTAAATCTTCACAGAACTCTGTTATTGTTCAGAACGTGTCTAAACCA GATTTTACAAAGAATTCATCACAAGTTGAATCGGATGATTCTTCAGAGTTACTCTTTGACTTGACCCAGGATACAATTCCACTGTCCCAAGAGGGATCAACAATTTACATAGAAG GTATAGATGAAACTCTGCCTATATTAAAACGTTCTTCTGCTTCTAAAGTAAACAGTGTTACTCCAAAAAAGCCAAAGACCAGCGAAGGTATTTCTGAAATAAGTCCTTGTGCTTCATTGTCTCTAACTAACTCTCCTCCAGTGACATCTTCCCATGTTATGATATCAAAAG GTACAAATACCTCATCAGCTCACTATAAAACTGGAACACCTTTTCTAAGATCTTGTCCAAAGTGCAATGTAAAGTTTAATCTTCTGGATCCTTTGAAATATCACATGAAG cgTTGTTGTCCAGACATGGTAAATAAATTTTTGGAAATGATTAAAGCAGAACTTGCAATTactgaaaataagaataagactggtgcagagaaaggaaaattgatCATGTTAGTTAGTGACTTTTACTATGGAAGACATGAAGGAGCTGTTGATGATGAACAGAAGACTTACACAACCTTTAAATGCTTCAGTTGCTTGAAAGTTCTTAAAAACAATATTag GTTTATGAACCACATGAAGCACCATTTGGAACTTGAGAAGCAGAACAGTGAGAGCTGGGAAAACCACACCACCTGCCAGCACTGCTACCGTCAGTATCCCACACCATTCCAGCTGCAGTGTCACATTGAGAGTACACACACTCCCCATGAGTTTTCTA cTATTTGTAAAATCTGTGAATTATCATTTGAAACAGAACATGCTCTTTTGCAACATATGAAGGATACTCATAAACCCGGTGAAATGCCATATATTTGCCAG GTGTGCCAGTTTAGATCATCAACATTTTCTGATGTAGAAAGTCATTTTAGAGCATCCCATGAAAACACTAAGAACTTGCTTTGTCCATTTTGCCTCAAAGTTAGTAGAATGGCAACTCCCTACATGAATCATTACATGAAGCATCAG AAAAAAGGAGTTCATCGTTGTACAAAATGCAGACTCCAATTTTTGACCTGCAAAGAGAAACTGGATCACAAGACCCAGCATCGGACCTTTATAAAGCCTAAAGAGCTAGAAGGATTGCCTCCTGGTACAAAA GTTACTATTCGAGCCTCAATTGGACCACTTCATTCAAAACCAGTTACTACATCTCCCAGTAGTAGTGTTCCAAGCACTTCTTCTTTTCAGCTCTCACCTGTGAAGTCTAAAAGTACAGCTGCTAAAAATCCCACAAAATCTAACACAAGTAAATCTAAGACAAGTAAGCCTCATGCAGCTGTCTCCACTGCAACTAAACCTAATGCCAGTAAGCGAGGTAGAGGTGCATCTAAATGCAAGACTAAAACTAAAACCTCTtacaagcaaaagaaacaacgcaacagaaagaataaaatcagcaTAGCTTTGAAGAACTTAAG GTGTCGTCGAGGCATTCACAAGTGCATTGAGTGTCATTCCAAAATTAAAGATTTTGCAAGCCACTTTTCGATATATATCCATTGTAATTTTTGCAAATACAACACTAACTGTAACAAAGCCTTTATAAATCATATGGTGAG cTCTCATAGCAACCATCCGAGTAAacggttttatatttttaagaagcatTCTGGAACTCTCAG ggGCATTACTCTAGTGTGCCTTAAATGTGACTTCCTAACTGATTCTTCTGGTTTAGACCGTATGGCTAAACACTTGTGTCAACGCAAAACTCATACTTGCCAAGTTATAATAGAGAATG TTCCCAAAAGTACCTCAACTTCTGAACCCACTTCTGAACCCACTTCTGAgtaa
- the ZNF280C gene encoding zinc finger protein 280C isoform X1 has product MDDDNPFQSKNNSKMAELFMECEEEELEPWQKKVEEILDEDDDELIFVGEISSSKPAISNILNRGNPSSSSKGIKNETLSQGVTDPFKPTSQHYKDPTSNPVAALPRFHPESKSSQNSVIVQNVSKPDFTKNSSQVESDDSSELLFDLTQDTIPLSQEGSTIYIEGIDETLPILKRSSASKVNSVTPKKPKTSEGISEISPCASLSLTNSPPVTSSHVMISKGTNTSSAHYKTGTPFLRSCPKCNVKFNLLDPLKYHMKRCCPDMVNKFLEMIKAELAITENKNKTGAEKGKLIMLVSDFYYGRHEGAVDDEQKTYTTFKCFSCLKVLKNNIRFMNHMKHHLELEKQNSESWENHTTCQHCYRQYPTPFQLQCHIESTHTPHEFSTICKICELSFETEHALLQHMKDTHKPGEMPYICQVCQFRSSTFSDVESHFRASHENTKNLLCPFCLKVSRMATPYMNHYMKHQKKGVHRCTKCRLQFLTCKEKLDHKTQHRTFIKPKELEGLPPGTKVTIRASIGPLHSKPVTTSPSSSVPSTSSFQLSPVKSKSTAAKNPTKSNTSKSKTSKPHAAVSTATKPNASKRGRGASKCKTKTKTSYKQKKQRNRKNKISIALKNLRCRRGIHKCIECHSKIKDFASHFSIYIHCNFCKYNTNCNKAFINHMVSSHSNHPSKRFYIFKKHSGTLRWAETQKECDLHMLYKWGITLVCLKCDFLTDSSGLDRMAKHLCQRKTHTCQVIIENVPKSTSTSEPTSEPTSDRLLK; this is encoded by the exons ATAATTCAAAAATGGCAGAACTCTTTATGGAATGTGAAGAAGAAGAACTGGAGCCATGGCagaagaaagtagaagaaattctggatgaagatgatgatgagcTGATCTTTGTTGGAGAGATATCAAGTTCAAAACCAGCCATTTCAA atattttgaACAGAGGTAACCCCAGCTCATCTTCAAAGGGAATAAAGAATGAGACACTCTCTCAAG gtgTTACTGATCCATTCAAGCCTACAAGTCAACACTACAAAGATCCAACATCAAATCCAGTGGCTGCATTGCCTAGATTTCATCCTGAATCTAAATCTTCACAGAACTCTGTTATTGTTCAGAACGTGTCTAAACCA GATTTTACAAAGAATTCATCACAAGTTGAATCGGATGATTCTTCAGAGTTACTCTTTGACTTGACCCAGGATACAATTCCACTGTCCCAAGAGGGATCAACAATTTACATAGAAG GTATAGATGAAACTCTGCCTATATTAAAACGTTCTTCTGCTTCTAAAGTAAACAGTGTTACTCCAAAAAAGCCAAAGACCAGCGAAGGTATTTCTGAAATAAGTCCTTGTGCTTCATTGTCTCTAACTAACTCTCCTCCAGTGACATCTTCCCATGTTATGATATCAAAAG GTACAAATACCTCATCAGCTCACTATAAAACTGGAACACCTTTTCTAAGATCTTGTCCAAAGTGCAATGTAAAGTTTAATCTTCTGGATCCTTTGAAATATCACATGAAG cgTTGTTGTCCAGACATGGTAAATAAATTTTTGGAAATGATTAAAGCAGAACTTGCAATTactgaaaataagaataagactggtgcagagaaaggaaaattgatCATGTTAGTTAGTGACTTTTACTATGGAAGACATGAAGGAGCTGTTGATGATGAACAGAAGACTTACACAACCTTTAAATGCTTCAGTTGCTTGAAAGTTCTTAAAAACAATATTag GTTTATGAACCACATGAAGCACCATTTGGAACTTGAGAAGCAGAACAGTGAGAGCTGGGAAAACCACACCACCTGCCAGCACTGCTACCGTCAGTATCCCACACCATTCCAGCTGCAGTGTCACATTGAGAGTACACACACTCCCCATGAGTTTTCTA cTATTTGTAAAATCTGTGAATTATCATTTGAAACAGAACATGCTCTTTTGCAACATATGAAGGATACTCATAAACCCGGTGAAATGCCATATATTTGCCAG GTGTGCCAGTTTAGATCATCAACATTTTCTGATGTAGAAAGTCATTTTAGAGCATCCCATGAAAACACTAAGAACTTGCTTTGTCCATTTTGCCTCAAAGTTAGTAGAATGGCAACTCCCTACATGAATCATTACATGAAGCATCAG AAAAAAGGAGTTCATCGTTGTACAAAATGCAGACTCCAATTTTTGACCTGCAAAGAGAAACTGGATCACAAGACCCAGCATCGGACCTTTATAAAGCCTAAAGAGCTAGAAGGATTGCCTCCTGGTACAAAA GTTACTATTCGAGCCTCAATTGGACCACTTCATTCAAAACCAGTTACTACATCTCCCAGTAGTAGTGTTCCAAGCACTTCTTCTTTTCAGCTCTCACCTGTGAAGTCTAAAAGTACAGCTGCTAAAAATCCCACAAAATCTAACACAAGTAAATCTAAGACAAGTAAGCCTCATGCAGCTGTCTCCACTGCAACTAAACCTAATGCCAGTAAGCGAGGTAGAGGTGCATCTAAATGCAAGACTAAAACTAAAACCTCTtacaagcaaaagaaacaacgcaacagaaagaataaaatcagcaTAGCTTTGAAGAACTTAAG GTGTCGTCGAGGCATTCACAAGTGCATTGAGTGTCATTCCAAAATTAAAGATTTTGCAAGCCACTTTTCGATATATATCCATTGTAATTTTTGCAAATACAACACTAACTGTAACAAAGCCTTTATAAATCATATGGTGAG cTCTCATAGCAACCATCCGAGTAAacggttttatatttttaagaagcatTCTGGAACTCTCAG ATgggcagagacacagaaagaatgtGACTTGCACATGCTCTACAAATG ggGCATTACTCTAGTGTGCCTTAAATGTGACTTCCTAACTGATTCTTCTGGTTTAGACCGTATGGCTAAACACTTGTGTCAACGCAAAACTCATACTTGCCAAGTTATAATAGAGAATG TTCCCAAAAGTACCTCAACTTCTGAACCCACTTCTGAACCCACTTCTGA ccgCTTGTTGAAATAG